In Helianthus annuus cultivar XRQ/B chromosome 8, HanXRQr2.0-SUNRISE, whole genome shotgun sequence, a single genomic region encodes these proteins:
- the LOC110936815 gene encoding protein PIR, producing the protein MAVPVEEAIAALSTFSLDDDQPEVQGPALWVSSERGATSSPIEYSDVHAYRLSLSEDTKALNQLNTLIQEGKEMVSVLYAYRSCVKALPQLPDSMKQSQADLYLETYQVLDLEMSRLREIQRWQASAASKLAADMQRFSRPERRINGPTVTHLWSMLKLLDVLVQLDHLKNAKASIPNDFSWYKRTFTQVSIQWQDTDSMREELDDLQIFLSTRWAILLNLHVEMFRVNNVEDILQVLIVYAAECLELDFALLFPERHVLLRVLPVLVVLATSSEKDSESLNKRVKMNRLISIFKNDPVIPAFPDLHLSPAAILKELSMYFPKFSAQTRLLSLPAPHELPPREVHDYQRHYLIINHIGAIRAEHDDFTIRFASAMNQLALLKTIENADIEWSKEVKGCMYDMVVEGFQLLSRWSCRIWEQCAWKFSRPCKDFVESAEMTSVSDYEKVVRFNYTGDERKALVELVSYIKSIGSMMQRCDTLVADALWETVHAEVQDFVQNTLAAMLRTTFRKKKDLCRILSDMRTLSADWMANTTKPESDLQTSQHGGEENKGNFFFPRAVAPTAAQVHCLQFLIYEVVSGGNMRKPGGLFGNSSSDIPVNDLKQLETFFYKLSFFLHILDYSVTVATLTDLGFLWFREFYLESSRVIQFPIDCSLPWMLVDHVLESQNGGLLESVLMPFDIYNDSAQHALVVLKQRFLYDEIEAEVDNCFDIFVSRLCEAIFTHYKSWAASELLDPSFLFTLDNGEKFSVRPMRFTALLNMKRVKLLGRTINLRSLIAERMNKIFRDNLEFLFDRFESQDLCAIVELEKLLEILQMTHEFLSRDLTIDSFSIMLSEMMENVSLVSYSSRLASQIWTEMQNDFLPNFILCNTTQRFVRSSKVPSAPVQKPSVPYAKPNFYCGTPELNSAHQSFARLHSGFFGLPHMFSIVRLLGTRSLPWLIRALLDHISTKITTLEPMITGLQEALPKSIGLLPFDGGVTGCMRLVKELLKWQSKAELKSEILHGIKEVGSALYWMGLLDIVLREVDTTQFMQVASWLGLIPGTDGQILQSQEDGNSPIVTLFKSATAATVSSNHVNPAPFYTMSKQAEAADLLYKANLNTGSVLEYALAFTSAALDKYCTKWSAAPKTGFIDITTSKDFYRIFSGLQIEYLEDCMQAPPNNYELLGDSVAWGGCTIIYLLGQQLHFELFDFSYQVLNIAEVDSASTGSSNKTPHLSQGWEVLLEAMKKARRLNNHVFSMLKARCPLEDKQACAIKQSGAPLHRIKFENTVSAFETLPQKCS; encoded by the exons ATGGCTGTTCCTGTTGAAGAAGCAATTGCTGCTCTCTCTACATTTTCATTGGAT GATGATCAACCAGAGGTCCAGGGCCCAGCATTGTGGGTTTCATCAGAAAGAGGTGCAACAAGTAGTCCAATTG AGTATAGTGATGTCCATGCATATCGGCTATCTTTATCAGAGGACACAAAAGCACTAAATCAGCTG AATACTCTTATACAAGAAGGCAAGGAAATGGTATCAGTACTTTATGCATATAGAAGTTGTGTCAAAGCACTTCCTCAG CTTCCAGATTCTATGAAGCAAAGTCAAGCTGATTTATATCTAGAAACTTATCAAGTGCTAGACTTGGAAATGAGTCGGCTTCGTGAGATACAAAGATGGCAAGCATCAGCTGCATCTAAA TTAGCAGCCGATATGCAACGATTTTCAAGGCCTGAGAGACGCATCAATGGTCCCACTGTAACTCATCTTTGGTCCATGTTAAAATTACTTGATGTTTTGGTTCAACTTGATCATCTAAAAAATGCAAAAGCCAGTATACCTAATGATTTCTCTTGGTATAAAAG GACATTTACTCAAGTCAGTATTCAGTGGCAAGATACGGATTCAATGAGAGAGGAGCTAGACGATCTACAG ATTTTCTTGAGCACAAGGTGGGCCATTTTATTGAACTTGCATGTTGAAATGTTTCGTGTAAACAA TGTGGAAGACATTCTTCAGGTTCTGATTGTGTATGCAGCTGAGTGCCTAGAATTGGATTTTGCACTTCTTTTTCCTGAAAGACATGTTCTTCTTCGTGTTCTTCCTGTTCTTGTTGTCTTAGCAACATCATCGGAAAAAGACAGCGAGTCACTCAACAAGCGGGTCAAGATGAACAGACTCATCAGTATTTTCAAG AATGATCCAGTGATTCCTGCATTCCCTGATCTTCATCTTTCACCAGCTGCAATATTGAAGGAGCTTTCTATGTACTTCCCTAAATTCTCCGCACAAACCCGCTTGCTAAGTCTTCCAGCTCCTCATGAACTCCCACCCCGTGAAGTGCATGA TTATCAGCGACATTATTTGATAATAAATCACATTGGAGCAATTCGTGCTGAGCATGACGACTTTACTATCCGTTTTGCTTCTGCTATGAATCAG CTAGCGCTATTGAAGACGATTGAAAATGCAGATATTGAGTGGTCAAAGGAAGTCAAAGGGTGTATGTATGATATGGTTGTTGAAGGTTTTCAGCTTTTAAGCCGATGGAGTTGTCGCATTTGGGAGCAATGTGCATGGAAATTCTCACGCCCTTGCAAGGACTTTGTCGAGTCAGCTGAAATGACATCAGTTTCTGATTATGAAAAg GTGGTACGATTTAATTACACCGGTGATGAAAGGAAAGCTTTAGTTGAACTTGTGAGCTACATAAAAAGCATTGGATCGATGATGCAGAGGTGTGACACattagtagcagatgccttatgGGAAACTGTTCATGCTGAAGTCCAAGATTTTGTGCAAAACACATTAGCAGCCATGTTACGCACAACATTCAGAAAGAAAAAGGATCTTTGCAG GATACTGTCTGATATGCGAACCCTTTCCGCAGATTGGATGGCTAACACTACCAAGCCTGAATCGGATTTGCAAACATCACAACATGGAGGTGAAGAAAATAAAGGAAACTTCTTTTTTCCAAGGGCAGTTGCACCAACTGCTGCACAG GTTCATTGCTTGCAGTTTTTGATATATGAGGTGGTATCTGGTGGTAACATGAGGAAGCCAGGTGGGCTATTTGGGAATAGTAGCTCTGACATTCCTGTAAATGATTTGAAACAACTGGAAACCTTTTTCTACAAGCTTAGTTTTTTCCTACATATTCTAGACTATTCAG TGACTGTTGCAACGTTAACGGATCTTGGCTTCTTATGGTTTAGAGAATTTTATTTGGAATCTTCTCGTGTTATTCAG TTTCCCATTGATTGCTCTCTTCCTTGGATGTTGGTGGATCACGTATTGGAGTCACAAAATGGTGGTCTTCTTGAAAGTGTTTTGATGCCATTTGACATATACAATGATTCTGCTCAGCATGCCCTTGTTGTGCTCAAGCAACGGTTTCTCTATGATGAGATTGAAGCTGAG GTGGATAACTGTTTTGATATCTTTGTGTCAAGATTGTGTGAGGCTATATTTACACATTACAAAAGTTGGGCTGCTAG CGAGCTCCTTGATCCTTCATTCCTCTTCACACTGGATAATGGAGAAAAGTTTTCTGTTCGTCCAATGAGATTCACTGCCCTACTAAACATGAAAAGGGTCAAG TTACTTGGAAGGACGATCAACTTGAGGAGTTTGATTGCTGAGAGGATGAACAAAATATTTAGAGACAACCTTGAGTTTTTGTTTGATCGTTTTGAATCACAGGACTTGTGTGCTATAGTT GAGCTAGAAAAACTATTGGAAATCTTACAAATGACTCACGAATTCTTGTCACGGGATCTCACTATAGATTCTTTCAGTATCATGTTAAGTGAGATGATGGAAAATGTCTCTCTTGTTTCCTACTCAAGTCGACTTGCTTCTCAG ATTTGGACGGAGATGCAAAATGATTTTTTACCAAACTTCATCCTATGTAATACAACTCAACGCTTTGTTCGATCATCCAAAGTACCATCTGCTCCTGTTCAGAAACCATCAGTTCCATATGCCAAGCCAAACTTCTATTGTGGAACTCCA GAGTTGAACTCAGCACACCAAAGCTTTGCTCGATTGCATAGTGGGTTCTTTGGGTTACCTCACATGTTCTCTATTGTACGGCTTCTGGGTACTAGATCACTGCCATGGCTCATTCGAGCATTACTGGATCATATTTCAACCAAG ATAACAACCCTTGAACCAATGATAACTGGATTGCAAGAAGCACTGCCAAAGTCTATCGGTTTGCTTCCGTTTGATGGCGGTGTAACAG GGTGTATGAGGCTTGTGAAAGAACTTCTTAAGTGGCAATCCAAAGCCGAACTTAAATCAGAGATTTTACATGGGATTAAGGAAGTTGGAAGTGCTTTATATTGGATGGGGCTGCTTGATATCGTCTTG AGAGAAGTTGACACAACTCAGTTCATGCAAGTAGCCTCATGGTTAGGGTTAATACCTGGTACAGACGGTCAAATACTACAATCGCAAGAAGATGGAAATAGCCCTATTGTCACTCTCTTCAAGTCAGCCACTGCTGCTACTGTTTCAAGCAACCATGTAAATCCTGCACCGTTTTACACGATGTCAAAACAGGCGGAAGCTGCTG ATTTATTGTACAAGGCTAACTTAAATACTGGAAGTGTGCTTGAGTACGCCCTTGCTTTCACAAGTGCTGCACTTGATAAATATTGCACCAAATGGAGTGCTGCACCAAAGACTGGCTTCATTGACATTACCACATCAAAGGATTTTTATCGTATTTTTAGTGGTCTCCAGATA GAGTACCTGGAAGATTGTATGCAGGCACCCCCAAACAACTATGAATTGTTGGGGGATTCTGTGGCATGGGGCGGTTGCACAATAATCTACTTACTTGGTCAACAGCTCCATTTTGAGCTCTTTGACTTTTCCTATCAAGTCTTGAATATTGCGGAAGTTGACAGTGCTTCAACTGGATCATCAAATAAGACTCCTCACTTATCTCAG GGATGGGAAGTGCTACTAGAAGCTATGAAGAAAGCGAGACGTTTGAACAATCACGTATTTTCAATGTTGAAGGCTCGGTGCCCTCTGGAAGACAAGCAAGCATGTGCCATCAAGCAAAGTGGGGCACCTCTTCACCGTATCAAATTTGAAAACACCGTATCTGCCTTTGAAACACTCCCACAAAAATGTTCGTGA